Proteins from a genomic interval of Lonchura striata isolate bLonStr1 chromosome 21, bLonStr1.mat, whole genome shotgun sequence:
- the NXNL1 gene encoding nucleoredoxin-like protein 1: MAWALFSGRALLARRSERRLDTERELRAALQNRLLLLLFAARRCPRCRGFEPRLRRFWSRLTDPAHVERPEQLGLVYVGRDGCEQEHREYLRDMPRAWMALPYGDELGRELERRFGVSELPAVVVLAPSGAVLVRDAVPEIRDLGPACFHNWRQAAELLDRNFQERQEPAGSAPRSLTGLLRRRKYRPERRRGHQEEEEEEEEEGQPG, from the exons ATGGCCTGGGCGCTGTTCTCGGGCCGGGCGCTGCTGGCGCGGCGCTCGGAGCGGCGCCTGGACACGGAGCGGGagctgcgggcggcgctgcagaaccgcctgctgctgctgctcttcgcCGCGCGCCGCTGCCCGCGCTGCCGCGGGTTCGAGCCCCGCCTGCGCCGCTTCTGGAGCCGCCTCACCGACCCCGCGCACGTCGAGCGGCCCGAGCAGCTCGGCCTGGTCTACGTGGGGAGGGACGGCTGCGAGCAGGAGCACCGCGAGTACCTGAGGGACATGCCCCGCGCCTGGATGGCGCTGCCCTACGGCGATGAACTCGGCAG GGAGCTGGAGCGCCGTTTCGGGGTGTCGGAGCTGCCGGCCGTGGTGGTGCTGGCGCCGAGCGGGGCCGTGCTGGTTCGGGACGCCGTGCCGGAGATCCGGGATTTGGGACCCGCCTGCTTCCACAACTGGCGCCAGGCGGCCGAGCTGCTGGACCGCAACTTCCAGGAGCGCCAGGAGCCCGCGGGGTCGGCGCCCCGCAGCCTCACCGGGCTCCTGCGGCGCCGCAAGTACCGGCCCGAGCGCCGCCGCGGccaccaggaggaggaggaggaggaggaggaggaagggcagcCGGGGTAG
- the LPAR2 gene encoding lysophosphatidic acid receptor 2: MKHCFYNETVGFFYNNSRKELSATWRPKDVLVVALGLAVSAVVLLTNLLVIAAVATNRRFHYPIYYLLANLAAADLFAGVAYMFLMFHTGPRTAQLSLKTWFIRQSLLDTSLTASVVNLLAIAVERHRTVLTMQLHSEMSAQRVVGLIFSIWAAALLLGLIPSYGWHCLCSLESCSRMAPLYSRSYLTFWAVSNLVVFLVMVVVYGHIFVYVRRRMARMARHTGAHPRHRDTVLALVKTVTIILGAFVVCWTPGQVVLLLDGLGCQSCDVLAVEKYVLLLAEINSLINAIVYSWRDNEMRSTFRRILCFPCLRHSKYAAPERGLHSHNGHFTVDSSI, from the exons ATGAAGCACTGCTTCTACAACGAGACCGTCGGCTTCTTCTACAACAACAGCCGCAAGGAGCTGAGCGCGACATGGCGGCCCAAGGACGTGCTGGTGGTGGCCCTGGGGCTGGCGGTCAGCGCCGTGGTGCTGCTGACCAACCTGCTGGTCATCGCCGCCGTGGCCACCAACCGCCGCTTCCACTACCCCATCTACTACCTGCTGGCCAACCTGGCGGCCGCCGACCTCTTCGCCGGCGTGGCCTACATGTTCTTGATGTTCCACACCGGGCCTAGGACCGCCCAGTTGTCGCTCAAGACTTGGTTCATCCGTCAGAGCTTGCTGGACACCAGCTTGACCGCTTCGGTGGTCAACCTGTTGGCCATCGCGGTGGAGCGGCACCGGACGGTGCTGACCATGCAGCTGCACAGCGAGATGTCCGCCCAGCGCGTGGTGGGCTTGATCTTCTCCATCTGGGCGGCGGCGTTGCTCCTGGGCTTGATCCCGTCCTACggctggcactgcctgtgctccttggagagctgctccaggatggCGCCGCTCTACAGCCGCAGCTACCTGACCTTCTGGGCCGTCTCCAACCTGGTGGTCTTCCTGGTCATGGTGGTGGTCTACGGGCACATCTTCGTCTACGTCAGGAGGAGGATGGCGCGCATGGCGCGGCACACCGGCGCGCACCCGCGGCACCGCGACACCGTGCTGGCGCTGGTCAAGACCGTCACCATCATCCTGG GTGCCTTCGTGGTGTGCTGGACTCCCGGCCAGGTGGTCCTGCTGCTGGACGGGctgggctgccagagctgcGACGTGCTGGCCGTGGAGAAGTACGTCCTGCTGCTGGCCGAAATTAACTCCCTCATTAACGCCATCGTTTACTCGTGGCGCGATAACGAGATGCGGAGCACCTTCCGACGGATCCTGTGCTTCCCGTGCCTCCGCCATTCCAAATACGCCGCCCCGGAGCGGGGGCTGCACTCCCACAACGGCCACTTCACCGTCGATTCTTCCATTtag